In one window of Nesterenkonia sandarakina DNA:
- a CDS encoding SDR family oxidoreductase → MTTNPYTQQDPRTKYRHSDLPEQEQSDQPGLTGATGPDPDHGESSWVGHGRLTGRRTLITGGDSGIGRAVAIAFAREGSDIAIAYLPEEEEDAQTTAQHVREAGRICATYPVDITEEDSAVGIVRRAVEDLGGIDVLILNAAYQRARDGIDVTPTAEVRKVFETNLIAHIVVTREAVPHLSPGASIIVTTSIQAVEPKAPLFDYAMSKAAQVAFIESMAAELAEKGIRVNGVAPGPIWTPLIPATGFDGVAKFGQDTPLGRPGQPAELAGAYVYLASEEASYVSGSVIPVTGGKGF, encoded by the coding sequence ATGACGACGAACCCCTACACCCAGCAGGACCCGCGCACGAAGTACCGGCACAGCGACCTCCCCGAGCAGGAACAGTCCGATCAGCCAGGACTGACCGGGGCGACCGGCCCGGATCCCGACCACGGAGAATCCAGCTGGGTTGGTCACGGCCGGCTCACTGGCCGCAGGACCCTGATCACCGGCGGTGATTCCGGCATCGGCCGCGCCGTCGCCATCGCGTTCGCCCGGGAGGGCTCGGACATCGCCATCGCCTACCTCCCTGAGGAGGAAGAGGATGCCCAGACCACCGCTCAGCACGTGCGCGAGGCTGGACGGATCTGTGCGACCTACCCGGTGGACATCACGGAGGAGGACAGCGCCGTGGGCATCGTGCGCAGAGCCGTGGAGGACCTCGGCGGGATCGATGTGCTGATCCTCAACGCTGCCTACCAGCGGGCCCGCGACGGCATCGACGTGACGCCCACAGCGGAGGTGCGCAAGGTCTTCGAGACCAACCTGATCGCCCACATCGTGGTGACCCGGGAGGCGGTGCCGCACCTGTCGCCAGGGGCCTCGATCATCGTGACCACCTCCATCCAGGCCGTGGAGCCCAAGGCCCCGCTCTTCGACTACGCGATGTCCAAGGCCGCTCAGGTGGCCTTCATCGAGTCGATGGCCGCAGAGCTCGCGGAGAAGGGGATCCGCGTCAACGGTGTGGCACCGGGACCGATCTGGACTCCCCTGATCCCGGCCACCGGATTCGACGGCGTCGCGAAGTTCGGGCAGGACACTCCCCTGGGCCGACCAGGGCAGCCGGCGGAACTCGCCGGGGCCTACGTCTACCTCGCCAGCGAAGAGGCCTCCTACGTCTCGGGCTCTGTGATCCCGGTGACCGGCGGCAAGGGCTTCTGA
- a CDS encoding alcohol dehydrogenase catalytic domain-containing protein: protein MKAVTWQGHHKVSVETVPDPTIQQANDAIIEVTSTAICGSDLHLYEVLGPFMTPGDILGHEPMGRVVEAGPDSNLTAGDRVVIPFQISCGSCYMCQRGLQTQCEVTQVREQGMGAALYGFSAMYGAVPGGQAEYLRVPHADYSPIKVGNELPDHRYLFLSDVIPTAWQGVAYTGLQRGDSIAIIGLGPIGQFAARIAKHQGMKVYAIDPVAERREMAARHGVMVFDTGEESISQIREATGGRGPDGVVDAVGMEAHGSPIAKAAQISAQFLPDAAGKAMMQTVGVDRLAALYSAIELVRRGGTISLSGVYGGAASPLPLITMFDKQITVKMGQANVKNWVDQILPLVEDPADPLGVDDFITHTVALGEAPGAYEMFQKKEDGCIKVVLDPTKSAV, encoded by the coding sequence GTGAAAGCAGTGACATGGCAGGGCCACCACAAGGTAAGTGTCGAGACAGTGCCGGATCCGACGATTCAGCAGGCCAATGACGCGATCATCGAAGTCACCTCCACCGCCATCTGCGGCTCCGACCTGCACCTCTACGAGGTGCTCGGACCGTTCATGACTCCCGGCGATATCCTGGGTCACGAGCCGATGGGACGGGTGGTCGAGGCGGGCCCCGACTCCAACCTGACCGCCGGTGACCGGGTGGTCATCCCGTTCCAGATCTCCTGCGGCAGCTGCTACATGTGCCAGCGTGGACTGCAGACCCAGTGTGAGGTTACGCAGGTCCGCGAACAGGGCATGGGAGCCGCGCTCTACGGCTTCTCCGCGATGTACGGGGCGGTTCCCGGGGGCCAGGCCGAGTACCTGCGGGTCCCCCACGCCGACTACAGCCCGATCAAGGTGGGCAATGAGCTTCCCGACCATCGCTACCTCTTCCTCTCCGATGTCATCCCCACCGCCTGGCAGGGTGTGGCCTACACCGGGCTGCAGCGCGGAGACAGCATCGCGATCATCGGGCTCGGCCCGATCGGCCAGTTCGCCGCACGCATCGCCAAGCATCAGGGCATGAAGGTCTACGCGATCGATCCTGTGGCCGAGCGCCGCGAGATGGCAGCCCGCCATGGCGTGATGGTCTTCGACACCGGCGAGGAGTCGATCAGCCAGATCCGTGAAGCCACCGGCGGGCGAGGCCCCGACGGGGTGGTGGACGCGGTAGGCATGGAGGCCCACGGCTCCCCCATCGCCAAGGCGGCTCAGATCTCGGCCCAGTTCCTGCCCGACGCCGCAGGCAAGGCCATGATGCAGACCGTCGGGGTGGACCGCCTGGCAGCCCTGTACTCCGCGATCGAACTGGTGCGCCGCGGCGGCACCATCTCACTGAGCGGGGTCTACGGCGGTGCCGCCAGCCCGCTGCCACTGATCACCATGTTCGACAAGCAGATCACGGTGAAGATGGGCCAGGCCAATGTGAAGAACTGGGTGGATCAGATCCTGCCGCTGGTCGAGGATCCCGCCGATCCCTTGGGTGTGGACGACTTCATCACGCACACCGTGGCGCTCGGCGAGGCTCCCGGTGCCTACGAGATGTTCCAGAAGAAGGAGGACGGCTGCATCAAGGTCGTCCTGGATCCCACGAAGTCAGCAGTCTGA
- a CDS encoding DUF3054 domain-containing protein, translating to MRSPSQQMTPRHRGQLALPWLLLALDALLVVGFAALGNRSHETGLGLGDVLGTAAPFLLGLLISSLAVRFWRAPSRLWPDAVVVILGTVVLGMAGRVLAGGGGAEFSFVLVALGVLGALLTGRRVLTRLIGRLGTGR from the coding sequence ATGCGCTCCCCCTCTCAGCAGATGACACCCCGGCATCGGGGTCAGCTCGCACTCCCCTGGCTGCTGCTGGCCCTGGACGCGCTCCTGGTGGTGGGCTTCGCCGCGCTGGGCAATCGGTCCCACGAGACCGGGCTCGGGCTGGGCGATGTGCTGGGGACCGCCGCACCGTTTCTTCTGGGACTGCTGATCAGCTCGCTCGCCGTGCGGTTCTGGAGAGCCCCCTCCAGGCTCTGGCCGGACGCCGTCGTCGTGATCCTGGGCACCGTGGTCCTGGGCATGGCAGGCCGGGTCCTGGCCGGCGGCGGAGGCGCCGAATTCTCCTTCGTCCTTGTCGCGCTGGGCGTGCTCGGCGCGCTGCTCACCGGCCGGCGTGTGCTCACCAGGCTGATCGGCCGCCTCGGCACCGGGCGATGA
- a CDS encoding cyclodeaminase/cyclohydrolase family protein: protein MSETEAITTHRSTVAKWTHGLSQATGSPGGGAGAGVMLAIAASLTSMVAGYTEPDAQCADRLSAILAQAQDRRGTALQLADDDATASQAFGAAFKVDPGPEREEAIREAAIGAAQSSAELGDHAVSAIEDLAWLAEHGKQALIADVVVAFGALRAAVAGARTNASFDLATLKSSGSTLEQIQASHPRLWASVQDLTAAIERIDACTASIDDRAAPTDPAGTS from the coding sequence ATGTCTGAGACTGAAGCGATCACCACCCATCGTTCCACGGTCGCCAAGTGGACCCACGGGTTGTCCCAGGCCACCGGCTCCCCCGGCGGCGGGGCCGGAGCCGGGGTGATGCTGGCCATCGCCGCGTCGCTGACCTCCATGGTGGCCGGATACACCGAGCCTGATGCGCAGTGCGCGGACAGGCTCAGCGCCATCCTCGCGCAAGCCCAGGACCGTCGGGGGACCGCGCTCCAGCTGGCCGACGACGACGCGACCGCCTCCCAGGCCTTCGGCGCGGCCTTCAAGGTGGATCCAGGACCAGAGCGCGAGGAGGCGATCCGGGAGGCCGCCATCGGCGCTGCGCAGTCCTCGGCGGAGCTCGGTGACCACGCGGTATCTGCCATCGAGGATCTGGCCTGGCTGGCAGAGCACGGCAAGCAGGCGCTGATCGCCGACGTCGTCGTCGCCTTCGGTGCGCTGCGTGCCGCCGTCGCCGGTGCTCGGACCAATGCCAGCTTCGACCTGGCCACCCTGAAGTCCTCCGGCTCCACGCTGGAGCAGATCCAGGCCTCACACCCCAGGCTCTGGGCCAGCGTGCAGGACCTGACGGCCGCGATCGAGCGCATCGACGCCTGCACCGCCTCGATCGATGACCGCGCTGCCCCGACAGATCCCGCGGGCACGTCCTAG
- a CDS encoding putative RNA methyltransferase yields MTSPWPLICPSCAAPMDLVRAPDAPGHSPRTEPQQQKSSPRALQALSCPAGHRFDAARQGYVNLLSGRGTRFTPDSAQMIMARERVQNAGVFDALSTELTQILGEHTAARSRTDPAVPAETTHTSDPAIFLDCGAGTGHYLHQLLDSSPASRGIALDLSVAGLKRAARHRRTLALAWDLWQPLPLASDAVDLLLDVFAPRNVAEYARVLRPGGLAVVVTPGDAHLGQLRSAGMLKVQGEKLRQLAEQMAPAFGVAELNAQVKATVPVDAGLAADLVFMGPAGHHLDLGALRKQLADAGVSHVTIDLDVSLWRR; encoded by the coding sequence GTGACCTCACCCTGGCCCTTGATCTGTCCCTCCTGCGCCGCGCCGATGGACCTGGTGCGGGCACCTGACGCCCCGGGACACTCACCCCGGACTGAGCCGCAGCAGCAGAAATCCTCACCCCGCGCCCTACAGGCCCTCAGCTGCCCCGCTGGTCACCGCTTCGATGCGGCACGTCAGGGTTATGTCAACTTGCTCTCCGGGCGCGGGACACGCTTCACGCCCGACTCCGCGCAGATGATCATGGCCCGGGAACGGGTCCAGAACGCCGGAGTCTTCGACGCACTGAGCACAGAGCTGACCCAGATCCTGGGCGAGCACACCGCCGCGCGGAGCCGCACTGATCCCGCTGTCCCGGCTGAGACCACGCACACCTCCGATCCAGCGATCTTCCTGGACTGCGGCGCCGGCACCGGACACTACCTGCACCAGCTGCTCGATTCCTCCCCCGCATCCCGAGGCATCGCGCTGGACCTCTCTGTGGCGGGACTCAAGCGGGCGGCCCGCCACCGGCGAACGCTCGCGCTGGCCTGGGACCTCTGGCAGCCGCTCCCCCTGGCCTCGGATGCCGTGGACCTGCTCCTGGACGTCTTTGCCCCGCGCAACGTGGCCGAGTACGCCAGAGTTCTTCGCCCGGGTGGACTGGCAGTGGTGGTGACCCCCGGTGACGCGCACCTCGGGCAGCTCCGCTCGGCGGGCATGCTCAAGGTCCAGGGCGAGAAGCTGCGCCAGCTCGCGGAGCAGATGGCACCAGCCTTTGGCGTGGCGGAACTGAACGCCCAGGTCAAGGCGACAGTCCCGGTCGATGCCGGTCTCGCCGCCGATCTGGTCTTCATGGGTCCCGCCGGGCATCATCTCGACCTCGGCGCCCTGCGCAAGCAGCTTGCGGATGCTGGCGTGTCACATGTCACCATCGACCTCGACGTGAGCCTGTGGCGCAGATAG
- a CDS encoding NfeD family protein: MIEWFGDNLWAPWLALALGLLVLEAITLDLLFLMLAVGAGAATTVALAGGEPWLQVLVGCATALLMLGAVRPIALKHLKKGPANQLTNIDRMTGMEAHALEAITGDAGLAEVDGDTWTARTTGGLRIEPGMDAVVESVEGAIVYLRPSREINWDEPGPDISGPNTPRSEGA, translated from the coding sequence ATGATCGAATGGTTCGGCGATAACCTCTGGGCGCCCTGGCTGGCACTGGCGCTGGGACTGCTGGTCCTCGAAGCCATCACCCTCGATCTGCTCTTCCTGATGCTCGCCGTCGGCGCCGGAGCAGCCACCACCGTGGCCCTTGCCGGTGGCGAGCCCTGGCTGCAGGTGCTCGTGGGCTGCGCCACGGCGCTGCTGATGCTCGGTGCCGTCCGGCCGATCGCACTGAAGCACCTGAAGAAGGGCCCGGCGAACCAGCTCACCAACATCGACCGGATGACCGGCATGGAGGCCCATGCCCTGGAGGCCATCACCGGCGACGCCGGCCTGGCCGAGGTCGACGGCGACACCTGGACCGCGCGCACCACCGGAGGCCTGCGGATCGAGCCCGGAATGGACGCCGTCGTCGAGTCCGTGGAAGGCGCCATCGTCTACCTGCGGCCCAGCCGCGAGATCAACTGGGATGAGCCGGGACCCGACATCTCTGGGCCCAACACTCCCCGTTCGGAAGGCGCCTGA
- a CDS encoding SPFH domain-containing protein has protein sequence MEVTALVVLLVLVALVVIIIARSVRIVPQARAGLIERLGKYQRTQGPGLTLLVPFIDRLLPMLDMREQVVSFPPQPVITEDNLVVSIDTVVYFQITDPKAATYEIQNYIIAVEQLTTTTLRNVVGGLNLEEALTSRDRINGQLRGELDKVTGRWGIRVARVELKAIEPPHSIQDSMEKQMRAERERRAAILTAEGTKQAAILTAEGERQASILAAEGDAQARILGANAEAQAIETVFNAVHDSEPGPELLSYQYLQILPEIAKSESNTMWMIPGEFGDALKNLAGAFGGPESAAASGISLEDRESERAARSERLKQRRLEKARESEQNQGKPSISSAIADMAESARSTSVTDENPHYTSRQEIEQEARKARVGNAQVAESRTDAPAQDTAVAPTQEAELTEQPVFQQQPEPMEDPQR, from the coding sequence ATGGAAGTCACTGCACTTGTAGTCCTCCTGGTCCTGGTAGCCCTGGTGGTGATCATCATCGCGCGCAGCGTGCGGATCGTGCCGCAGGCCCGCGCCGGACTGATCGAGCGCCTGGGCAAGTACCAGCGCACGCAGGGCCCGGGACTCACCCTGTTGGTCCCCTTCATCGACCGGCTGCTGCCGATGCTGGACATGCGCGAACAGGTCGTCTCCTTCCCGCCCCAGCCGGTGATCACCGAGGACAACCTGGTGGTCTCCATCGACACCGTGGTCTACTTCCAGATCACCGATCCCAAGGCCGCCACCTACGAGATCCAGAACTACATCATCGCGGTGGAGCAGCTGACCACCACGACGCTGCGTAACGTGGTCGGTGGGCTGAACCTGGAAGAGGCTCTGACCTCGCGTGATCGGATCAACGGGCAGCTCCGCGGGGAGCTGGACAAGGTCACCGGGCGCTGGGGCATCCGGGTCGCCCGAGTCGAGCTCAAGGCCATCGAGCCGCCGCACTCCATCCAGGACTCCATGGAGAAGCAGATGCGCGCCGAGCGGGAGCGCCGCGCCGCGATCCTCACCGCCGAGGGCACCAAGCAGGCCGCGATCCTCACCGCTGAAGGTGAGCGTCAGGCCTCCATCCTCGCCGCCGAGGGCGATGCGCAGGCCAGGATCCTGGGCGCCAACGCCGAAGCACAGGCTATCGAGACCGTGTTCAACGCGGTCCACGACTCCGAGCCCGGCCCGGAGCTGCTCTCCTACCAGTACCTGCAGATCCTTCCCGAGATCGCGAAGTCCGAGTCCAACACCATGTGGATGATCCCGGGCGAGTTCGGCGATGCGCTGAAGAACCTCGCAGGGGCCTTCGGAGGGCCGGAGTCCGCCGCCGCATCCGGCATCAGCCTGGAAGATCGCGAGTCCGAACGGGCAGCCCGATCGGAGCGGCTGAAGCAGCGTCGGCTGGAGAAGGCCCGGGAGTCCGAGCAGAATCAGGGCAAGCCGTCCATCTCTTCTGCCATCGCGGATATGGCCGAGTCTGCTCGCAGCACCTCGGTGACCGACGAGAACCCGCACTACACCAGTCGCCAGGAGATCGAGCAGGAGGCCCGCAAGGCGCGGGTCGGCAATGCACAGGTCGCCGAGTCACGCACCGACGCTCCCGCGCAGGACACTGCAGTCGCCCCGACGCAGGAGGCAGAGCTCACCGAGCAGCCGGTCTTCCAGCAGCAGCCTGAGCCGATGGAGGATCCGCAGCGCTGA
- a CDS encoding RNA polymerase-binding protein RbpA: MSDRSLRGMRLGAQSMETEQGVEPAPRQEIEYLTEDGERMRVMFSAEADVPATWVSPTGKEGLRVDVDRPEAEPEKPVRTHWDMLLERRSTEDLEVILQDRLKLLKERRGEAA; this comes from the coding sequence ATGAGCGATCGCAGTCTGCGCGGAATGCGCCTTGGTGCGCAGTCCATGGAAACGGAACAGGGCGTTGAGCCTGCGCCCCGTCAGGAGATCGAGTACCTCACTGAGGACGGCGAGCGGATGCGGGTGATGTTCTCCGCCGAGGCCGACGTCCCCGCCACCTGGGTCTCCCCCACCGGCAAGGAAGGTCTGCGCGTCGACGTCGACCGGCCCGAGGCGGAGCCGGAGAAGCCGGTCAGGACGCACTGGGACATGCTGCTGGAGCGTCGTTCCACGGAGGACCTCGAAGTGATCCTGCAGGATCGGCTCAAGCTGCTCAAGGAGCGCCGCGGCGAAGCCGCCTGA
- a CDS encoding glycosyltransferase, with protein MKILTIIPTYDEIDALPGTVSRLRAAVPDSDVLIVDDNSPDGTGEFAEELSAEDPQINVLHRTAKNGLGGAYIAGFGWGLERGYDVLVELDADGSHQPEQLPKLLAKIDEADLVIGSRWVPGGSVVNWPLHRIAISRAGSLYSRTMLGLKVRDITAGFRAFRRSVLEEIDLSSIESVGYGFQVDMTFRVAGMGKTIAEVPITFVERTQGVSKMSSNIVVEAMVNVTRWGLSARARTLAQKLRQR; from the coding sequence GTGAAGATCCTGACGATCATCCCCACCTATGACGAGATCGACGCCCTTCCCGGCACCGTCTCGCGTCTGCGAGCGGCAGTGCCGGACTCAGACGTGCTCATCGTCGATGACAACAGTCCCGACGGCACCGGTGAGTTCGCCGAGGAGCTCAGCGCTGAGGATCCACAGATCAATGTGCTGCACCGCACCGCCAAGAACGGGCTCGGCGGTGCCTATATCGCGGGGTTCGGCTGGGGACTCGAGCGCGGCTACGACGTGTTGGTCGAACTCGACGCCGATGGGTCGCATCAGCCCGAACAGCTGCCGAAGCTGCTTGCAAAGATCGACGAGGCGGACCTGGTCATCGGCTCACGCTGGGTGCCCGGCGGATCGGTGGTGAACTGGCCGCTGCACCGGATCGCGATCTCGCGGGCCGGCAGCCTCTACTCGCGGACCATGCTGGGACTCAAGGTCCGCGACATCACCGCCGGGTTCCGGGCCTTCCGCCGCTCAGTGCTCGAAGAGATCGACCTGAGCAGCATCGAATCAGTGGGCTACGGCTTCCAGGTGGACATGACATTCCGGGTGGCCGGGATGGGCAAGACCATCGCAGAGGTGCCGATCACCTTCGTGGAGCGCACCCAGGGGGTCTCCAAGATGAGCTCGAACATCGTGGTCGAGGCCATGGTCAACGTCACCCGCTGGGGACTGAGTGCACGAGCCCGCACCTTGGCCCAGAAGCTGCGCCAGCGCTGA
- a CDS encoding DEAD/DEAH box helicase — MSSPAERYAESRRRAAEAKSHLGAFRRAQAFDLDEFQVQACQHLEAGRAVLVAAPTGAGKTIVGEFAVHLGLAKGTKTFYTTPIKALSNQKYQELVEDHGTEKVGLLTGDTSINSEAQIVVMTTEVLRNMLYQDSATLRDLGYVVMDEVHYLADRFRGAVWEEVIIHLPEHVQVVALSATVSNAEEFGAWLDTVRGETSVVVSEHRPVPLWQHMFVENQLHDLFIYEEDDDAPTLVNPDLQRLAHQSQGPSSRRSGGHRSRGRGRGPGAGPARGAGRGRSGAGVRHELSSSASSSRGGSSSRSRAGSSDVSGVSGSSAGRPRLNRPKMIRALDRDGLLPCIGFIFSRVGCEAAVEQCLNAGIVLTTREEAAEITSRVEQMGWDLPAEDLSILGFESFREALINGVAAHHAGMLPPFKELVEQLYAEGLLKVVFATETLALGINMPARTVVLEKLDKFNGESHVDVTPGEYTQLTGRAGRRGIDVEGHAVVVWQPGMDPRQVAGLASKRTYPLNSSFKPSYNMAVNLTAQFGRRRARTILESSFAQFQADRSVVGVARDVAKRESSMAGYEEAMACHLGDFREYAALRRRLNEAEKDQAKARHRQRRREIIRVLAALQPGDVIEVGGKRGFGDSLVVHSAPEHDPRPGVITADGKFRNITAEDFAQPPEVIASIRLPRKPQVKVPKVRRDLASSMRAALHERVPPRPNAPAPGFGFRAEDSESESLEQLQNALQRHPCHGCSEREDHARWAERAWKLQREIDQLKLKIDRRTGSIAKTFDRVCGVLHELGHMEAVDPELMPHVPPENSAAVTAPDPALQRPGFTAEQWFATEFAVTDRGQQLRRIYGERDLFTGLLMERGVLSGLTAQELAAFVTVLVYQAKREDEGAMPVMPTKRLGQAAQTGIEVHAELEALEKRHHLEPTAAPEMGLVLPMYAWAGGKSLRSSLDDSPLAAGDFVRWTKQCIDTLDQMSKIPHTPAKLSARCAEAVQLIGRGVVAYSSVAYQNLEEPTDD, encoded by the coding sequence ATGAGTTCACCGGCCGAGCGCTACGCAGAGTCACGTCGACGAGCAGCAGAGGCCAAGAGTCACCTCGGGGCCTTCCGCCGGGCCCAGGCCTTCGACCTCGACGAGTTCCAGGTCCAGGCCTGTCAGCACCTGGAGGCCGGGCGTGCTGTGCTGGTCGCGGCACCCACCGGGGCAGGCAAGACGATCGTCGGCGAGTTCGCCGTGCACCTGGGACTCGCCAAGGGCACCAAGACCTTCTACACCACCCCGATCAAGGCGCTCTCGAACCAGAAGTATCAGGAGCTGGTGGAGGACCACGGGACCGAGAAGGTGGGGCTGCTCACCGGTGACACCTCGATCAACTCCGAGGCGCAGATCGTGGTGATGACCACCGAGGTGCTGCGCAACATGCTCTACCAGGACTCCGCGACGCTGCGTGATCTCGGCTACGTGGTCATGGATGAGGTCCACTACCTGGCCGACAGGTTCCGGGGCGCGGTCTGGGAGGAGGTCATCATCCACCTCCCGGAGCACGTGCAGGTCGTCGCGCTCTCGGCCACGGTCTCCAACGCCGAAGAGTTCGGCGCCTGGCTGGACACGGTGCGCGGGGAGACCTCCGTGGTGGTCTCCGAGCACCGTCCGGTGCCGCTGTGGCAGCACATGTTCGTCGAGAACCAGCTGCATGATCTGTTCATCTATGAAGAGGACGACGACGCGCCCACGCTGGTCAATCCCGACCTGCAGCGCCTGGCCCATCAGAGCCAGGGGCCCAGTTCGCGGCGCAGCGGCGGCCACCGCTCACGCGGCCGAGGCAGAGGTCCCGGTGCGGGTCCTGCACGCGGCGCAGGACGCGGCCGCTCAGGCGCCGGAGTGCGGCATGAGCTCAGCAGCAGCGCCTCCTCCAGCCGGGGCGGCTCCTCGAGCCGGAGTCGAGCCGGCTCCTCCGACGTCTCCGGGGTCTCGGGCTCCTCCGCAGGGCGCCCGCGGCTGAACCGTCCCAAGATGATCCGGGCCCTGGACCGTGACGGTCTGCTTCCCTGCATCGGCTTCATCTTCTCCCGGGTGGGCTGTGAAGCCGCCGTGGAGCAGTGCCTCAATGCCGGCATCGTGCTGACCACCCGTGAAGAGGCCGCCGAGATCACCTCCCGGGTGGAGCAGATGGGCTGGGACCTCCCGGCCGAGGATCTCTCCATCCTGGGATTCGAAAGCTTCCGTGAGGCGCTGATCAACGGGGTCGCCGCACACCACGCGGGGATGCTGCCCCCGTTCAAGGAGCTCGTGGAGCAGCTCTATGCGGAGGGTCTGCTCAAAGTGGTCTTCGCCACCGAGACCCTTGCGCTGGGGATCAACATGCCGGCCCGCACCGTGGTGCTGGAGAAGCTGGACAAGTTCAACGGCGAATCCCACGTCGACGTCACCCCGGGGGAGTACACCCAGCTCACCGGTCGTGCCGGCCGGCGCGGAATCGACGTGGAGGGCCACGCCGTCGTCGTCTGGCAGCCCGGCATGGATCCGCGTCAGGTGGCGGGGCTGGCGTCGAAGCGGACCTACCCGCTGAACTCCAGCTTCAAGCCTTCCTACAACATGGCGGTGAACCTCACGGCGCAGTTCGGCCGACGCCGGGCGCGCACCATCCTGGAATCCTCCTTCGCGCAGTTCCAGGCTGACCGTTCGGTGGTCGGGGTCGCCCGGGACGTGGCGAAGCGTGAGTCCTCCATGGCCGGATACGAGGAGGCGATGGCGTGTCACCTCGGAGACTTCCGAGAATACGCCGCGCTGCGTCGGCGTCTGAACGAGGCGGAGAAGGACCAGGCCAAGGCGCGGCACCGGCAGCGACGCCGCGAGATCATCCGGGTCCTGGCCGCACTGCAGCCCGGTGACGTCATCGAAGTTGGCGGCAAGCGCGGCTTCGGGGACTCTCTGGTGGTCCACAGCGCCCCGGAGCACGACCCTCGCCCCGGGGTGATCACCGCCGACGGCAAGTTCCGCAACATCACCGCCGAGGACTTCGCCCAGCCCCCGGAGGTGATCGCCAGCATCCGGCTCCCGCGCAAGCCGCAGGTGAAGGTGCCCAAGGTCCGCAGGGACCTGGCCTCCTCGATGCGGGCCGCGCTGCACGAGCGGGTGCCGCCGCGCCCGAATGCGCCCGCCCCGGGATTCGGGTTCCGCGCCGAGGACTCCGAGTCCGAGTCGCTGGAGCAGCTGCAGAACGCCTTGCAGCGCCACCCCTGTCACGGCTGCAGCGAACGTGAGGACCACGCCCGCTGGGCCGAGCGCGCCTGGAAGCTGCAGCGCGAGATCGATCAGCTGAAGCTGAAGATCGACCGCCGCACCGGCTCCATCGCGAAGACCTTCGACCGGGTCTGCGGGGTCCTCCACGAGCTCGGCCATATGGAGGCCGTGGACCCGGAACTGATGCCCCACGTCCCGCCGGAGAACTCCGCCGCCGTGACCGCTCCGGACCCTGCGCTGCAACGCCCTGGATTCACCGCCGAGCAGTGGTTCGCCACCGAGTTCGCCGTGACAGACCGCGGGCAGCAGCTGCGCCGGATCTACGGGGAGCGAGACCTGTTCACCGGTCTGTTGATGGAACGCGGGGTGCTCTCCGGGCTCACCGCGCAGGAGCTGGCAGCGTTCGTCACCGTGCTGGTCTACCAGGCCAAACGCGAGGACGAAGGCGCCATGCCGGTGATGCCGACCAAGCGCCTGGGCCAGGCCGCGCAGACCGGGATTGAGGTTCACGCTGAACTTGAAGCCCTGGAGAAGCGGCATCATCTGGAGCCCACGGCGGCCCCGGAGATGGGTCTGGTGCTGCCCATGTATGCCTGGGCCGGAGGCAAGAGCCTGCGCAGCTCCTTGGACGACTCGCCCCTGGCGGCAGGTGACTTCGTGCGCTGGACCAAACAGTGCATCGACACCTTGGACCAGATGAGCAAGATTCCACACACCCCGGCGAAGCTCTCGGCGCGCTGCGCCGAGGCCGTGCAGCTGATCGGCAGGGGAGTGGTGGCATACTCCTCGGTGGCCTATCAGAACCTGGAGGAACCAACTGATGACTAG